The Faecalibaculum rodentium genome segment TTGCCTGTGAACCGGATGCTGTCTGGCTGGAAACAGAAAAAGGGCGGACACAGATCCGCTAACGGGTTCTCGCTCGTGCCTGCACTTCTGTGTCTGATGTTCACTGCCGCTGTCTGTGCGGCCTGCACTGCCCGTATGGATGCCTGGATCTGGCTCAAACGTGCACAGGACCGCAGTGTCTGGGAACTCTCTGTGATTGATCAGGCCAAGGCGTTCTGGCATGAAGGTCAGACGATGAAGCTCTGCGATCGAAAACAGCCGGAATCCCTGCGCCAGGTTCAGATACAGGAGGATACCGTTGAGCTGGAATATCAGGATACAGCCATACGGTGTACAGGAAAATACGGGACGCTGGTTCTGTTCATGGATTTCACCGGAATATCTGCAGTCCACTGGGACTGAATACAGAAGAACCTGACTGGCAGTGATGTAAACCAGTGGACAGGCGGTTGAACGCAGTCGACAGATCCGCAATCTGAAAAAACAGGATTGATTTCCTGCCGGTTGTCTGATATGTTGAAAAAGCATTGAAACGGAATAGTAACGGATCCCGACAGATGGAGAGAACAGGCGGCTGGTGCGAGCCTGGCAGGTTCGGACCGTGAACTGGCCGCGGAGCTGGTCATGGACCCGCAGTTCAGCGTTACGGACAAGCGTCCTGCAGACAAGGCAGGGAACGAAGGTGGCACCGCGCATTCAAGCGTCCTTTGACAGGGCGCTTTTTCTTTGTCTGCACCGTTGATGCGGCATCGTTTCAAACCGGCTGAGCCCGGATCCGGCATGGAAGGAGAACGATCAGATGTACGATCACAAAAGCATTGAAAAGAAGTGGCAGGACCGGTGGCTGAAGGAAAAAACCTTTGCCACAGATACCTCCGACTTCTCCAAACCCAAATACTATGTCCTGGACATGTTCCCATATCCAAGCGGCAATGGCCTGCATGTTGGCCACCCCGAGGGATATACGGCAACAGACATTATCGCCCGCAAAAAGCGCATGGACGGATACAATGTGCTGCATCCCATGGGCTTTGATTCCTTCGGACTGCCTGCTGAACAGTATGCCATCCAGACAGGGAATCACCCCTCAGAGTTCACAAAGAAAAACATTGACCATTTCAGAGATCAGATCCAGGCTCTTGGGTTCAGCTACGACTGGGACAGAGAAATAGCGACCAGCGATCCTGACTACTACAAATGGACGCAGTGGATCTTCCTTCAGCTGTACGAACAGGGACTTGCCTACATCGATGAAATCCCGGTTAACTGGTGTCCCGAACTGAAGTGCGTGCTTGCCAATGAAGAAGTCATTGACGGCAAATCGGAACGTGGCGGATACCCCGTTGTCCGGAAACCCATGCGGCAGTGGGTGCTGAAAATCACAGAGTATGCAGAGCGGCTGCTGAAGGACCTGGATGATGTCGACTGGCCTGAGTCCACCAAGGAGATGCAGCGCAACTGGATCGGCAAGTCAAATGGTGCCAATGTGGTCTTTGGAATTGATGGTCATGACAGGGAGTTCACAGTATTCACCACCCGCTGTGACACACTGTTTGGCGCAACCTATTGTGTTCTGGCCCCTGAACATCCCTTTGTGGATGAAATCACCACACCGGAGCAGAAAGAAGCGGTAGAAGCCTACAAGAAAGCCTGTGCAACCAAATCCGATCTGGAACGCACGGAACTGAACAAGGAAAAGACAGGTGTCTTCACCGGCGCCTATGCCGTCAATCCGGTCAACGGGAAAAAAATCCCCATCTGGATCTCCGATTATGTTCTCGCAAGTTATGGCACAGGTGCAATCATGGCTGTTCCGGCCCATGACACCCGGGACTATGAATTTGCCAGGAAGTTCGGCCTGGAAATCATACCGGTGCTGGAAGGCGGAAACATTGAGGAAGAAGCCTGGACAGAAGACGGGGTTCACATCAACTCCGAATGGCTGAATGGCCTGGGCAAAGAGGAAGCCATTGCAAAAATGATTGCCTGGCTGGAGGAAAAAGGCGTTGGCGAAGCCAAAACCACCTACAAACTCCGTGACTGGCTGTTTTCCCGGCAGCGGTACTGGGGGGAACCGATTCCCATCATCCACATGGAAGATGGGACCACCCGTACCGTGGATATAAAAGACCTGCCGCTGGAACTGCCGGCAACAGACAATTTCCAGCCGGCAGACAATGGCGAGTCCCCTCTGGCCAATGTGCCGGATTTCCTGAATGTGGAAATTGACGGCGTCAAAGGAACAAGAGAAACGAACACCATGCCCCAGTGGGCCGGATCCTGCTGGTATTACCTGCGGTATATCGATCCCAAAAACCAGGACACCCTGGCTGACAAAAAGCTGCTGGAACACTGGCTTCCTGTGGATCTGTATGTCGGTGGAGCGGAACATGCCGTTCTGCATCTGCTTTACAGCCGGTTCTGGCACAAGGTCCTGTATGACCGTGGCGTTGTTCCCACGAAGGAACCCTTCCAGAAGCTGTTCCACCAGGGCATGATCCTGGGGGAGAACGGTGAAAAAATGTCCAAGTCCCGTGGAAATGTGGTAAATCCGGATGAGATCATTGAGTCTCATGGTGCAGATGCCCTGCGGGTATATGAAATGTTCATGGGTCCTCTGGAAGCGGGTCTGCCATGGAGTGCCAGAGGCCTCGACGGAACCAGGAAATGGCTTGAGCGGGTATGGCGTGCCTATCATGGTGCAGTGGAAATCACGGAAACCAATGACCATGCGCTGGACAAAGTCTACAACCAGACGGTGAAGAAAGTGACAAAGGACATTGATACTCTGAACTTCAACACGGCTGTCAGCGCCATGCAGATTTTCATGAACGAAGTCTACAAACACAAATCCATGCCGGTTGAGTATGCAGAAGGATTTGTCAAACTTCTGTACCCCTTTGCACCGCACCTGGGAGAAGAGCTCTGGGAAGAAGTGTTCCACAACAGCGAATCCATTGCCTACACGTCCTGGCCTGAATGGGATGAATCCAAACTGGTGGAGGCAGTCAACACCATCGTTGTGCAGGTCAACGGAAAAGTCCGCGGCAAATTTGAAGCTGCAGCAGGCACTGATGACAAGGCACTGGAGGAAACAGCCCTTTCTCTGGGTTCTGTACAGAAACACCTTGAGGGCAAGGATGTCAAAAAAGTCATTGTCATCAAGGGCAGAGTTGTGAATATTGTTGCGAAGTAGAGAAAATATCTGAATGTTGAACGGTTTGCCGACCGGGGACAGAATGCTGTACCCGCCTGCAGGCCGTTTTTTTATTCTCAGAGCAATGGACAGGTCTGCGAGTCAGGCACAGGGAATCGCAAACAAACTGCCTGAAATCAGGACTCGGCTGCCGGGGCTCTCTGAGATAGTCAGGAAAACTGCTGATATATGGCAACAATCGTGCCAGTTAGTGAGATAAGATTGCTTCATGATCGGCATTGAAAAAGACCGGCCAAAGCCGGTCGGCAGGGGAAATCAATCAGGATCCTTTGCGGGTGATCCGAAGCCTGTAGGCGCCAAGGATGCGGAATTCATCATCTCCGGTAATGGGGATGGGGTCATAGTCTTCATTGTCTGACATAAGCCAGAATGAGCCGTCAGGTTTCTTTTCGAGTCGTTTGCAGTAATATGAACCGTTCAGACTGAAGGCGCCAATCTGGCCATAGCGTACATTTTCCGTCTGTTCAAAGATGATGCAGTCTCCATTTTCAATAGTCGGGTACATGGAGTTTCCTTCGGCAGGATTGGCGAAGTAATCCTTGGATGGGCGGAGCATCCAGTCGGGAGCGCCTGTATAAGCTTCCGGCTGCTCATTCACCCAGAGGCCGGTTCCGCAG includes the following:
- a CDS encoding helix-turn-helix domain-containing protein, which produces MENKQLKDNIVGERIQSLRKERGMSLDSLGKELGVSKAYISYIERGERQPGRNILVRLADFFNTDIDWMMGRSDIRSSSEEFAIPRLQPIPVYSCISCGTGLWVNEQPEAYTGAPDWMLRPSKDYFANPAEGNSMYPTIENGDCIIFEQTENVRYGQIGAFSLNGSYYCKRLEKKPDGSFWLMSDNEDYDPIPITGDDEFRILGAYRLRITRKGS
- the leuS gene encoding leucine--tRNA ligase; translated protein: MYDHKSIEKKWQDRWLKEKTFATDTSDFSKPKYYVLDMFPYPSGNGLHVGHPEGYTATDIIARKKRMDGYNVLHPMGFDSFGLPAEQYAIQTGNHPSEFTKKNIDHFRDQIQALGFSYDWDREIATSDPDYYKWTQWIFLQLYEQGLAYIDEIPVNWCPELKCVLANEEVIDGKSERGGYPVVRKPMRQWVLKITEYAERLLKDLDDVDWPESTKEMQRNWIGKSNGANVVFGIDGHDREFTVFTTRCDTLFGATYCVLAPEHPFVDEITTPEQKEAVEAYKKACATKSDLERTELNKEKTGVFTGAYAVNPVNGKKIPIWISDYVLASYGTGAIMAVPAHDTRDYEFARKFGLEIIPVLEGGNIEEEAWTEDGVHINSEWLNGLGKEEAIAKMIAWLEEKGVGEAKTTYKLRDWLFSRQRYWGEPIPIIHMEDGTTRTVDIKDLPLELPATDNFQPADNGESPLANVPDFLNVEIDGVKGTRETNTMPQWAGSCWYYLRYIDPKNQDTLADKKLLEHWLPVDLYVGGAEHAVLHLLYSRFWHKVLYDRGVVPTKEPFQKLFHQGMILGENGEKMSKSRGNVVNPDEIIESHGADALRVYEMFMGPLEAGLPWSARGLDGTRKWLERVWRAYHGAVEITETNDHALDKVYNQTVKKVTKDIDTLNFNTAVSAMQIFMNEVYKHKSMPVEYAEGFVKLLYPFAPHLGEELWEEVFHNSESIAYTSWPEWDESKLVEAVNTIVVQVNGKVRGKFEAAAGTDDKALEETALSLGSVQKHLEGKDVKKVIVIKGRVVNIVAK